The following coding sequences are from one Devosia neptuniae window:
- a CDS encoding MmcQ/YjbR family DNA-binding protein, which produces MSITIPAILQRAPFEAFILSLPGTNLVRQWGNASVGKVGGKIFALLNTEPGAVSLKVSDMAYELLTELEGIQPAPYLARAGWVAISASSPLSEDEIRAYITEAHRLVASRLTRKLRAELGLG; this is translated from the coding sequence TTGAGCATCACCATTCCTGCCATTCTGCAGCGCGCCCCTTTCGAGGCGTTCATTTTGAGCCTGCCCGGCACAAATCTGGTGCGGCAATGGGGCAATGCCTCGGTGGGCAAGGTCGGCGGCAAGATCTTTGCGCTGCTCAATACCGAGCCCGGCGCGGTGTCGCTCAAGGTGTCGGACATGGCCTATGAGCTGCTGACCGAGCTGGAGGGGATCCAGCCGGCGCCTTATCTGGCGCGCGCGGGGTGGGTGGCGATCAGTGCCAGCTCGCCGCTGAGCGAGGATGAAATCAGGGCCTATATCACCGAGGCGCATCGGCTGGTCGCATCGCGACTGACGCGGAAACTGCGGGCGGAATTGGGACTGGGGTGA
- a CDS encoding peroxiredoxin — protein MAILIGDTAPDFTLESTEGNIHFHDYIDGSWAVLFSHPKNFTPVCTTELGYTAKLKPEFEKRGVKALGLSVDKLEDHAGWAKDIEETQGTALNFPLLADTKGEVARLYDMIHPNADNTLTVRSLFVIGPDKKVKLKIEYPASTGRNFDEVLRVIDSLQLTAKHQVATPVNWKQGEDVIIVPAVSNEAAKAKYPDGWKELKPYLRIVPQPRA, from the coding sequence ATGGCCATTCTGATTGGCGATACCGCCCCCGATTTCACCCTCGAATCCACCGAGGGCAATATCCATTTCCACGATTACATCGATGGCTCCTGGGCCGTGCTGTTCAGCCATCCCAAGAATTTCACCCCGGTCTGCACCACCGAGCTGGGCTATACCGCCAAGCTCAAGCCCGAATTTGAAAAGCGCGGCGTCAAGGCGCTGGGCCTTTCCGTCGACAAGCTCGAGGATCATGCCGGCTGGGCCAAGGATATCGAGGAAACCCAGGGCACCGCGCTCAATTTCCCGCTGCTGGCCGATACCAAGGGCGAAGTCGCCCGGCTTTACGACATGATCCATCCCAATGCCGACAATACGCTGACCGTGCGCAGCCTGTTCGTCATCGGGCCGGACAAGAAGGTCAAGCTCAAGATCGAATACCCGGCCTCCACCGGCCGCAATTTCGATGAAGTGCTGCGCGTCATCGATAGCCTCCAGCTTACCGCCAAGCACCAGGTCGCCACCCCGGTCAATTGGAAGCAGGGCGAGGATGTCATCATCGTTCCCGCCGTTTCCAATGAAGCTGCCAAGGCCAAATACCCCGACGGCTGGAAGGAACTGAAGCCCTATCTGCGCATTGTTCCCCAGCCTCGCGCGTAG
- a CDS encoding CreA family protein, which yields MNRLAALAIAAFAAVSLAACGDNRTVGSVGVDWTGNDIAIDALADPGVEGVVCHLAYFNRSFIDRISQGNWFEDPSYSALDCSVVGPLTIGNISLRPGGEEIFREGRSLIWKSLRVTRIYDAANNSLIYLGHARELQQGSGKMSLSVIPLNGEAVTWTNGAPTPASTPATVNTQ from the coding sequence ATGAACCGTCTTGCCGCCCTCGCCATCGCCGCTTTCGCCGCAGTCTCCCTTGCCGCCTGTGGTGATAACCGCACCGTGGGCTCGGTCGGCGTCGATTGGACCGGCAATGACATTGCCATCGATGCGCTGGCCGATCCGGGGGTAGAGGGCGTGGTCTGCCACCTGGCCTATTTCAACCGCTCCTTCATCGATCGCATCAGCCAGGGCAATTGGTTCGAAGACCCCTCCTATTCCGCGCTCGATTGCTCGGTGGTCGGCCCGCTCACCATCGGCAATATTTCCCTGCGCCCCGGCGGCGAGGAAATCTTCCGCGAAGGGCGTTCGCTGATCTGGAAGTCGCTGCGCGTCACCCGCATTTATGATGCCGCCAACAATTCCCTGATCTATCTCGGCCATGCCCGCGAATTGCAGCAGGGCTCGGGCAAGATGAGCCTCTCGGTCATCCCGCTCAACGGCGAGGCCGTCACCTGGACCAATGGCGCCCCGACCCCCGCCTCCACCCCGGCCACCGTCAATACGCAGTAG
- a CDS encoding amino acid ABC transporter permease — protein sequence MTYIPRRPSILARTPWWLLAIALLFVLGLWAMTANAGYAVIFRALSGGITTTLWVTGVAFTAATMLGLLIALARTSTNRVLRELATFYVEIIRGIPVLVFLFYVAFVGAPGMVAAINWLLQPTGGTITIRQFDFAWRAIVALTICYSAFIAEIFRAGIEAVNSGQVEAARALGLSRWHCFRFIIAPQALRTILPPLGNDFVSMVKDSALVSALGVQDITQLGKVYSSSTFLFFETYNVVAFLYLTMTISLSLLVRLLENRLRNERR from the coding sequence ATGACCTACATCCCCCGCCGCCCCTCCATCCTCGCCCGCACGCCCTGGTGGCTGCTCGCCATTGCCTTGCTTTTCGTGCTTGGCCTATGGGCCATGACGGCCAATGCCGGCTATGCCGTCATCTTCCGTGCGCTCTCGGGCGGCATCACCACCACGCTCTGGGTCACTGGCGTCGCCTTCACCGCGGCTACTATGCTGGGCTTGCTGATCGCGCTCGCCCGCACCTCGACCAATCGCGTGCTGCGCGAACTGGCCACCTTCTATGTCGAGATTATTCGCGGCATTCCCGTGCTGGTCTTTCTGTTCTACGTCGCCTTTGTCGGCGCGCCCGGTATGGTCGCTGCCATCAATTGGCTGCTGCAGCCGACAGGTGGCACGATCACCATCCGCCAGTTCGATTTCGCCTGGCGCGCCATCGTCGCGCTCACCATCTGCTATTCCGCCTTCATCGCCGAAATCTTCCGGGCCGGCATCGAAGCGGTCAATTCCGGCCAGGTCGAAGCGGCGCGCGCGCTGGGCCTCTCGCGCTGGCATTGCTTCCGCTTCATCATCGCCCCGCAGGCCCTGCGCACCATCCTGCCCCCGCTGGGCAATGACTTCGTCTCCATGGTCAAGGATTCGGCCCTGGTCTCGGCTTTGGGCGTGCAGGACATTACCCAATTGGGCAAAGTCTATTCCTCCAGCACCTTCCTGTTCTTCGAGACCTACAACGTCGTGGCCTTCCTCTATCTCACCATGACCATTTCCCTGTCCCTGCTGGTCCGCCTGCTGGAAAATCGCCTGCGCAATGAGCGGCGCTGA